From a single Phocoena sinus isolate mPhoSin1 chromosome 1, mPhoSin1.pri, whole genome shotgun sequence genomic region:
- the MANEAL gene encoding glycoprotein endo-alpha-1,2-mannosidase-like protein isoform X2, with protein sequence MARRRRRACIALFLVLLFAFGTLMGLRTLKAPDGLPALGPGLELAPFERRPEGGPAPAARAPAAPAAPPPPPPPPPRTTGPGSSPGPAPAEAEPAPGQSLRVYSDLHAFYYSWYGSPRREGHYIHWDHVMVPHWDPKISASYPRGRHSPPEDLGSSFYPELGPYSSRDPDVLREHMTQLKEAAIGVLVLSWYPPGMADDNGEPSDDLVPAILDTAHQYNIQVAFHIQPYKGRDDITLHDNIKYIIDTTGKL encoded by the exons ATGGCCCGGCGGCGGCGCCGCGCCTGCATCGCGCTGTTCTTGGTGCTGCTCTTCGCTTTCGGCACTCTCATGGGCCTGCGCACGCTCAAGGCTCCGGACGGACTCCCGGCCCTGGGCCCCGGCCTGGAGCTGGCGCCCTTTGAGCGACGCCCCGAAGGGGGCCCCGCGCCGGCCGCCCGGGCCCCGGCCGCCcccgccgcgccgccgccgccgccgccgcctccgccccGCACCACGGGCCCGGGCAGCTCCCCGGGCCCGGCCCCAGCGGAGGCCGAGCCCGCCCCCGGGCAGAGTCTGCGCGTCTACTCGGACCTGCACGCCTTCTACTACTCGTGGTACGGGAGCCCGCGGCGCGAGGGCCACTACATTCACTGGGACCACGTCATGGTGCCGCACTGGGACCCCAAGATCTCGGCCAGCTACCCCCGCGGCCGCCACAGCCCCCCCGAAGACTTGGGCTCCAGCTTCTACCCGGAGCTGGGGCCCTACAGCTCCCGGGACCCCGACGTGCTGCGGGAGCACATGACCCAGCTGAAGGAAGCCGCCATCG GCGTCCTGGTCCTGTCCTGGTACCCACCTGGCATGGCTGATGATAATGGGGAACCCTCAGATGACCTGGTGCCCGCCATTCTGGACACTGCCCATCAGTACAACATCCAG GTGGCCTTCCACATCCAACCCTACAAGGGCCGAGATGACATCACTCTGCATGACAACATCAAGTATATCATTGACAC AACTGGAAAGCTGTGA